The following proteins come from a genomic window of Tepidiforma thermophila:
- a CDS encoding PPOX class F420-dependent oxidoreductase, with protein MPASIPASHRDLFEKPNFGHLATLMPDGSPQVTPVWVDIDGDTILVNTAEGRVKARNLARDGRVAISVADQQNPYRYIQVRGRVIARTHDGADAHIDKLAKKYLGQDRYPFRQPGEQRVIFRIQPENVQVSG; from the coding sequence ATGCCTGCATCCATCCCCGCGTCTCACCGCGACCTCTTCGAAAAACCGAACTTCGGCCACCTCGCCACCCTCATGCCCGACGGCTCGCCCCAGGTCACCCCGGTCTGGGTCGATATCGACGGTGACACCATCCTCGTCAACACCGCCGAGGGCCGCGTCAAAGCCCGGAACCTCGCCCGCGACGGCCGTGTCGCGATCTCCGTCGCCGACCAGCAGAATCCCTACCGCTACATCCAGGTCCGCGGCCGCGTTATTGCCCGCACCCACGACGGCGCCGACGCCCACATCGATAAGCTCGCGAAGAAATACCTCGGCCAGGACCGCTACCCCTTCCGCCAGCCCGGCGAACAGCGCGTCATCTT